GTTCGTCATGGTAAAAACGCCTGCTTCAATTTTCATTTCTTTATAAAGTTCCTTTAATTCTTTTTTGTGGTCCATTCATAACCCTACTTTCTTATTTTTTTACCCAATATGCACTACCATCATCCTGACGATCCATAAATCCATATTGAATTAAATAGCGACGAATTTGTACATAATCCTCATACATCGGCTGGATAATTGCATTAAGTTCCTTTTCTGTATAGTGTGTTGACTCATCGAGAAGCTTTGTAATGGCGCGGAGCACAACAATTTTATGCTTTTCTCGTTTTGGAAAGCGGACAAGCTCCTGCCCAATGCCATGAGGGAAGTATTTAGCCAGTAGCTGTTGTTCTTCGGCCAAGGTGATGTTATAGCGATCATCCACCATCGTAGCTGTTTTGTGAATAGGGACAAATGGTTCTTCCTTTTGACCTTGTTCTTTTAATAGTTCCATCATGGCAAGGAATGTTTTAGCCTGACGTTCTTTTTCTTTTAAGGCAAAACGGTGGTGACGAATCGTTGTGGCACTGCCAATGGCAAGCTCTTCTTTAATGTCCTGATCGGTTTTACCTTCATAAAATAAACGCAGAATATGGCTTTGATGGTCCGTTAAGCCTGTCATTTTTTTATTTAATCCATTTAAGTAGTGAAAAACGGATTGGTGTGTTGTCAAAATATGATGTTGCATAAATTTTTTTGCTTCATACAGGACATTTTCATGTGGATATATAATCCCTTTTTCAATTTTCTCTCCACAAAGAAGGCAAGTGTAGTGTGTATCTTCATCCGTGTAGCCTTGTTTAATATCTTCGATAGAAGCCTGCCAAAACAATTGGTTTAGATCCATTGTGAAACCTCCTTAAAAACAAACGTATTTAATTTTTGTTTGCTTATTTATATTTAAAATAACAAAACGTTTGTTAAAAAGCAATAAAAAATACACATCGCATTGTCGTCGATGTGTATTTTCAATGAAACTAGTGATTTTTCTTTTTGAAAATAATAATTGATAATAGAGCAAGTAGAACAATAGTTATTAAAATAATTATATAACTTGTAGTTAGGCTAACAGCATGGCCATTAAGCTCATAAATAATACCGTAATTCAGCTTATAGCTTTCCACATGCTCCGTAGGAACGCCATCAAACACGTTCGCAATCGAGCTTTCCATAAAGGCATTTCGCAATAGTAATGTAGTATGACTAATTGGAAAATACATGATTAATTGTTGGGCAAAGCTAGGGAGGACGCCCACAGGGACATAAACGCCACATAAAAACCCGAGTACTGTACCAACGATTGTACTTAAAGTAGAAAAGGCACTTTGCGTGCTAACAAATAGTACAAGAAACATATTAAATACGCTCGCAAGGAGTACGGATAATAAAAGTATGCCAAGTACTTTGATGAAGGCGCTAAAACTAAGGAGCTCCCCGCCAGTTGACACAATGAAAATCTCACAGCCTATTAGAGCTACGAAGGAGAACAGACAGCCGATGATAAAAGCGTTCAATACATAGCTCATATGAATCGTTGCACGAGAAATAGGGGCTGTTAGAAAATCTGCAGTTGCTTTTGACTCCATATCGCGCACCGCAATGGCAAATGCACCTAAGGTTGTTGTAACCGCCATCATTGATAATAGACCAGCAACAAGCCATTCATTGACCATTGTAATCAACTTAGGAGTAGCCTCTGTTACTTGCTCAATCGCATCCACCTGCATTTTTTGGAGAAAAATTGCGTAAAGAACAATCACAATAATGACGGAAAGCAGGGAGAAAAAGACTTGTGTTTTATCTCTTCTAAAAACTTTACTATTGCGCTGTATTAAGCTAATCATTGCTTCCATTTGTACCATCTCCTTGTGCCATGATATGAATAAAGACATCATCCATTGTGCCCTTCATGACTTCAAAAGAGGCTAATAGGGGCTCGGCACTTTTTAAAAGTGTAAGTGCTATCAGTGTAGAGCTAACTCGAACATAGAAAATGCCTAGCTTTTCTGTGTACGGTAAGGTATTTTCCTTCAGCCACTTCAGCCCTAATGAACGATCATGAAATACAAGTGCCATCTGGTCATAGGCATATTTTGTTTTTAAGGCATCAGGTGTTCCTTCAGCGACAATACGACCTTGTTTTAACACTATCACCTGATGCGCCACGGCAGCTTCTTCCATATAGTGTGTTGTTAAAAATACGGTCATATTTGTTTCTGCCTGAAGTTGTTTGATTGCTTGCCAAACAAATTGGCGTGTTTGGGGGTCTAGACCAGTTGTGGGCTCGTCTAAAAATAAAATTTGTGGCCGATGAATAAGTGCCCGAGCGATATCCGCGCGTCTTTTTTGTCCGCCTGATAATGTCCCGTATTTTTGCAGTTCTATATCATCTAAGTGTAAATAGGTCGAGACGAATTGATAATTTTTTGTCAGCTGTGCTTTCGATAAGCCATATGTTTTGCCGCGGTGCAGGATATTTTCTCGAACGGTTAATCGTTCATCTAGGAGGCTTTGCTGAAAGACAACGCCGATAGATTTGCGTATTTTGGCATTATGAGATTTATCATCCAGTGTATAGCCGTTAATCGTAACGGTACCACTAGATTTTTGTAGTAATGTACATAAAATTTCGATGGTTGTCGATTTACCGGCACCATTAGCACCTAAAAATGCAAAGAGGGAGCCTTGCTCCACCTTGAAAGAAATTCCTCTTACGGCTAAATGCTCGCCATAGTGCTTTTGTAAGTGGTCAACTTGAATCGCAAATGTCATATTCGTCTATTCCTTTCTTTTTTGGATTTCATGATTGATTTCTTCAATATCATTTTTTTGCAAGACATATAAAATGCACCATACGATGAAGTAAATGATAATTTCCGCTACGATCACATACAGTATGCTTGAATGTTCGAACCAACGCCCAAAATAACCAGCAATCATTACGCAACATGTCACGGCAATAAAATGCACAATGAGCTGAATAGCAAATGCTAACCGTTCTATTTCAAAGATGAGGGATAGTGAACCTATTACAACACCAAGTATGGCGGCAATGATTATTTGTTCGAAAAGTTCTGCTCCTACTATTGTTGAATGATTCGACATAACACTTAATGTTACTAAAATGTAGGATGAGCTTAGTGAAATCAGTAGTCCAATTATCATCATGCGTAATATTTTCATATTATAATTCCCTCCCGATCCCTAATTGGCGTTTTAATTCTTTTAAATATTTTCGGCTGACATGAATGGATACATCATTTTCAAGTAGTAACTCTGTTGCGCCAATTTTACCCATTTGAATAGATGAAATTTTATTGATATTGACGAGCGTCGATTTGCTGACTCTTGCAAAGTCTTTTGCTAATTGGGCTTCTAGCTCATATAACTTGCGTTTGGACTCAAATTCTTGCTCCTCGGTCTGCAAAAAAAACTTTTGCACCTTCAGCATAAATCGAATAAATATCTGTGATTTTGATTAGATGAATTTCCTGTTGTAAATAGCCATCAAGCATGGTTGTTTGGACTGCTTGTAATTGCTTCATCAATTTTTCAATATGTTCGTTGTATTCTTTTGCATGTATATGAATCTCTGTTTCTTCTAGCGCACTATTAATGGTTAAATGAATTTTCATTGGAGGCCTCCTTTGGTAATCGTATTACCTCATCTCCCGTAAAAGAAAAGGGCATTTATGTACTGAATCAGCTTAATATTAATGTAGCATAGAAATTTTTAGCGAAGGCAAATTGTTTAATAAGTGGTAAAAATTAATGACTAACAGGTAAGATTTATACAATAACGGCAACTACCATCAATTATTTCCATTGCATTTATTGATTTCTGAATATTCAAAATTGTTTTGGTGTCTGGCACGGATAAAAGGCGTGAGTAGTAAATTGGGGATGTTCACGTCATAATAGAACTATTCATTCTTGAGGGGTTGCTAGCAATGTTTACATTTTATAAGCAGATGTTCATAACACTCTGTATAGGGTTGTTAGGAGCGCTTTTATTTCAACTTTTACATATACCAATGCCGTGGTTGTTAGGGGCTATTGCCGCTGTACTTTGCGTGCAGTTATTTACAAACATACAGTTACGATGGCATCGTTATTTCCGCAATATTGGTTTAATCGTGGCGGGCTATTCCATTGGATTTGCATTTACTAAAGAAGCCATACAGGATATACAACAGTTTTTAGGCAGTATAATTGTACTAAATATAATCTTTACTCTTTTATTTTTTGCCATCAGCTTTTTAGTTGCAAGGCGTACAGATTTAGATTTTTCCACTGCGCTTACATGCTGTGTACCAGGAGGCATGACACAAATTATTGCATTTGCCGAGGAGCAAGGCAATATGAATATGGCTGTCATTACGTTTTATCAGGTATTGCGAGTCCTTTTAATCGTTGGCTTTGTGCCACTAATGGTGACAGGCACTGGTGAAAATCTTGTCACGGTAGATGGCGTCTTTTCTTGGCAGTTGCTAACTTTACTACTTATTTGCGGCTTAGCAGGGTGGCTTGCTCAAAAGGTGAAAATTCCAACAGGCTATATGTTAGGACCGGTATTTTTATTAATGGGGTTGAATATAGCAGAAGTTGCTGTGCCAAAGATGCCCTTATCATTTCTGCATATAGCACAGCTAGTAATCGGTATTTATATTGGTCTTTTATTGAAAAAGGAAGACTTACATTTATCAAAGAAGCATGTATTTTATGCTTTTGCGTCAGCAAGTCTTTTTATCGGTTCTGCTTATGTTTTATCTTTTGTGATGAAACATTTGTATAGCCTTGATTTCCGTACAGGATTTTTAAGTATTGTACCAGGAGGACTCGATCAAATGGGCATTATAGCGGCTTCTGTACATGCAAATGTAACTATTGTGACCGCTTTTCAGTTATTTAGGGTATTGATAGTATCTGTCTTTCTTGTCCCGTTGGTAAAGGTGTTTGTCAAAAAGGTGAAAGTTCATGATTAGAGAATAAAAAAGATTGCTCATGCGTTAGCGATGAACAACCTTTTGGCCTCAATATTTAAACTGATGAATTAAGTTTTGGAGTGTTTCGGCATTTTTTGTAAGTGTTGTAGCTGCGTTATTAATGTCTTCCATAGAGTAAAGATTTGTCTCGGCGATTTGGGTCACGACCTTTGATTGTTCGCGTGCATCAACCGCAATTTCAGCCATGATTTGGGTAGAGGCATTGGCTTGTTCTATACGCGCATATAGCTCCTCTGCAATACCAGAAACTTCCTGAATTTTATGTGTGACTACCGCTACTTTTGTTGTAATGTTCTCAAATGCGCTATTTGTTGTACGAACTATTTCTACACTTGAAGCGGCTTCTTTTTCACTTTGTTGCATATAGTCGCTTGCTTCTTTTGCTAATTGTTGCATTGTATGAATAGTCTCGGTAATTTGAGCGGCAGATGTTTTAGATTGCTCGGCTAATTTACGAACTTCCTCTGCTACAACAGCAAAGCCTTTGCCATGTTCTCCAGCACGTGCAGCTTCTATAGATGCATTTAAAGCAAGTAAGTTTGTTTGATCAGCTATGGCATGAATAACCTCTACAATGTCTCCAATTGTATTGGCGTGTTTATCTAATGCTACGATTGAATTGACGCTTTGTAAGACGGCTTCTGTCATAGCATGCATTTGAGTTTGCATGGCATGTGCTGTTTTTTCGCCATATTTCGCCGTATCAAACGCTTCTGAAGCATGAGATGAAACTTCCATATTTGTTTCCGTTACAAGCTGAATACCGCCTGCAATATCCTGCATGGCTTCTGCATTTTCATTGGCGCTTTGTTTTTGGGTGCTTGCACCGCTCGCTAATTCTTGCATATTGGCTGTTAGTTGTTCCGTTGTTCTTGTTGTAGAGCCTGCTGTTGCAGAAAGCTCAGCAGATGATGCCGAGACTTCATTGGCTGTTTCATCAACTTGTTGCATCATTTTTCGGAGTGTTGCAAGCATTGCATTAAAGGATTTAGCAAGATCTCCGATTTCATCTTTCGTTGTAACAACTAACTGTTGCGTTAAATCGCCTTCGCCAGCAGAAATGGTTTCCAATTGCGTATTCAAACGCTTTAAAGGCTTGACAATATTACGCACGAGCAATGTTCCGGCAATGACAGCAATAATTGCCGCAATGATGGCAACAACCCCCATTTTGAGAAGCATTTTTTGTTCGATAGCATTGATTTCAGAGGAAGGAACACCTGCGAAAATCATACCTATCGTTTCCCCGTTCGCATTTTGAATTGGGCCATACTGTGTAAAATAAGGTTTGCCAACTACATCAGCTGCTCCTTTGTAAAGGTTTCCTTGTGTAAGCACGGCTTCTGTCACTTTAGGATCGGCTGTTGTGCCAATCGCACGTTGTCCATCAACCAGTATATTTGTGTTAACTCGTGTATCTTGAGCAAAAATAGTAATAGCTGCGTGGGATAACTCTCCTAATTTATCAATTAATGCAGTTTCCTCTGCTATTTTAGCGTCACCTTTGTAAAGCTCTCCATTTTTTAAATGCCATTCACCAGGTAATGTTTGATCCAAATTATAAACACTTAAATCATAGATTTGACTAAGGCGTACTTTATTTTCTGCTTCAATGGTCGTTTTCATTTCGCTTGTATTGACAATTCCAACAGCAATTAAAACAAATAAAATAACTGTTACAATCAACAAGCTCATTTTCATTTGCATCGTTAAATTTTTCATAGATTCCCTCCACGTTTTTGTCCACATAAATAGACAGCAAGTGTTGCAAAGTAACTTGCTGTAATTGTATGTATTTCAGGAAAACATTGTATTTTTACTAGTATATAATTACTTACGCTATTTGTATATTTCAAAATTAAATATAATTAGTGACATTTAGATTATTTCATTGTTAAATAGTGGGATTTTGTAATGATGGTTGTTCCAGTTGTGGAATTTAGACATTCCCAAATTATATGGAATATGGTATGCTATACCTAACTAATTCGAACGGAGGTGAAAAGGAATGAATATAAACGCTACGAGAACAGGTGTAAACATAGAAATTGATATAGCTATTTATTTTACACGTGTTCAAACTTTCGATTTTGCTAACAACGGGATAAGTCTGTCTATTTTTAAGCAAAATCAAATACTAAACGTAGCGAATTAACCATTCTTTTTCACACATATATTGAAGAAAAAGACTGCTTGTTAATTGAGCAGTCTTTTTTGTTGTCTAGAAATGTTTTTTCGCACGTTTTATGGAGGAAAAAACAATGCAAATAAAGGCTGAACAAATACAAAAAATCATCGGTGGCAATGTATTATTTGAAGGACTACAACTGGAAATCAAAAAAGGGGAACATGTAGCGATTGTGGGTGTCAATGGTAGTGGAAAAACAACTTTACTGCAATTGTTAGCAGGGCTCGATACACCTGATGCTGGACGTATTATTAAAAGTAAAGGAGCAACTATCGGCTATTTACACCAAATTCCAAGCTATCCTTTGCTTACTGTGAAAGAAGTACTGGAGGAAGCATTTGCTGACATCTACAAGTTGAAGGCAAAAATGACCACACTGGAACAGGCCATGCAAGTGGATGGTACGGACAAAGTGTTACAACAATATGGTCAAGTTCAGGAACAATTTATGCTACAGGGGGGCTATGAAGTCGATGCGCAATTAGCTGCTATTGCAAATGGACTTAATATTACGTCTTTACTTTCTGTGCCCTTTGCAAGCATAAGCGGTGGCGAAAAAACAAAGGTAATGCTAGGTCAAATGCTTTTAAGTAACCCATCTATTTTACTTTTAGATGAACCAACCAATCATTTAGATATGCAAGCAATTGAGTGGCTCGAACACTATGTACAACACTTTGCTGGCATTGTCATTGCTGTTTCGCATGATCGTCAATTTATGAATCATGTAGCGCAAAAAATCATTGAAATTGAGGATGGAGAGGCGTTAACTTATGCAGGAAATTATGATGATTTTACTGCACAGAAAGAAGCGAAAGTTGAACAGCAATTTGCTGAATATGAGGAACAGCAAAAGAAAATTAAGAAGATGCAAGAAGCGATTAAACGTTTAAGACAGTGGGCAAATGAAGCGAATCCACCGAATGCCGCATTGTTTCGCCGTGCTAAAAGTATGGAAAAGGCATTGAATCGTATAGAACGAGTTAAAAAACCTGGTACAAAAAAGAAAATGAATCTCGCGTTAACGATGGCTGAACGTAGTGGAAAAGAAGTGATACAAATGAAGGCGATAAGTCATGCATTTGATAAGTCATTATTTAAGAATAGTCATCTATCGGTCTATTTTGGCGAACGTCTCGCGATTATAGGCAATAATGGTAGTGGAAAATCAACCTTGCTAAAAATGATGTTAGGGGAGATAGTACCGAATCAAGGAGAGTGTAAAGTAGGTAGTAGTGTAAAAATAGGATATTTATCGCAGCAATTTGACCATGAAAATCCTGCCATTCGTTTAATTGATGCCTTTCGAGAATGTGTATCCGTATCAGAAGCAGAGGCGCGTCATTTGTTAGCACAGTTTCTGTTTTATGGATACGATGTCTTTAAGAAAGTGAAGGACTTAAGTGGTGGGGAAAAGATGCGTCTGCGTCTCGCGCAATTAATGCATGAAGATATTAATTTACTTATTTTAGATGAACCGACTAACCATTTAGATATAGAAGCAAGAGAGGTATTAGAAGACACCCTTGAATCCTTTACAGGTACTATTGTTGGTGTATCTCATGACCGCTACTTCTTACAAAAAATCTTTACAAAAATTGCATGGATTGAGCAACAAACGATTTATGTATATGAAGGGGATTATGAATGGGCAAGAACAAAGCATGTTCTTGTTGAGCAAGTGCCAGAAGTAAAAGTGGACAGTAGCACAAAGACAAATGAACACAGTGTTAAGGAAATTCCGATTGAAGAACAAATTGAAAAGGTAGAGGTCAAATTAAAAGAACCAACACTTGCTAAAGAGCAACGTCAAAAATTGGAACAACAGCTAGAAGCTCTATATGTTAAATGGTTGGAAGGAGGAACAGCACATGCATAAGCTCGAAGACATTATGCAGTTAGACATTGACTATATCAATGAATTTAGTGAAATGGAACGATGTTCTGAAGGAGTATTTTTTTAC
This DNA window, taken from Lysinibacillus sp. FSL M8-0337, encodes the following:
- a CDS encoding DUF2087 domain-containing protein, with the translated sequence MDLNQLFWQASIEDIKQGYTDEDTHYTCLLCGEKIEKGIIYPHENVLYEAKKFMQHHILTTHQSVFHYLNGLNKKMTGLTDHQSHILRLFYEGKTDQDIKEELAIGSATTIRHHRFALKEKERQAKTFLAMMELLKEQGQKEEPFVPIHKTATMVDDRYNITLAEEQQLLAKYFPHGIGQELVRFPKREKHKIVVLRAITKLLDESTHYTEKELNAIIQPMYEDYVQIRRYLIQYGFMDRQDDGSAYWVKK
- a CDS encoding ABC transporter permease, whose product is MEAMISLIQRNSKVFRRDKTQVFFSLLSVIIVIVLYAIFLQKMQVDAIEQVTEATPKLITMVNEWLVAGLLSMMAVTTTLGAFAIAVRDMESKATADFLTAPISRATIHMSYVLNAFIIGCLFSFVALIGCEIFIVSTGGELLSFSAFIKVLGILLLSVLLASVFNMFLVLFVSTQSAFSTLSTIVGTVLGFLCGVYVPVGVLPSFAQQLIMYFPISHTTLLLRNAFMESSIANVFDGVPTEHVESYKLNYGIIYELNGHAVSLTTSYIIILITIVLLALLSIIIFKKKNH
- a CDS encoding ABC transporter ATP-binding protein translates to MTFAIQVDHLQKHYGEHLAVRGISFKVEQGSLFAFLGANGAGKSTTIEILCTLLQKSSGTVTINGYTLDDKSHNAKIRKSIGVVFQQSLLDERLTVRENILHRGKTYGLSKAQLTKNYQFVSTYLHLDDIELQKYGTLSGGQKRRADIARALIHRPQILFLDEPTTGLDPQTRQFVWQAIKQLQAETNMTVFLTTHYMEEAAVAHQVIVLKQGRIVAEGTPDALKTKYAYDQMALVFHDRSLGLKWLKENTLPYTEKLGIFYVRVSSTLIALTLLKSAEPLLASFEVMKGTMDDVFIHIMAQGDGTNGSND
- a CDS encoding DUF3021 domain-containing protein; this encodes MKILRMMIIGLLISLSSSYILVTLSVMSNHSTIVGAELFEQIIIAAILGVVIGSLSLIFEIERLAFAIQLIVHFIAVTCCVMIAGYFGRWFEHSSILYVIVAEIIIYFIVWCILYVLQKNDIEEINHEIQKRKE
- a CDS encoding LytTR family DNA-binding domain-containing protein is translated as MQTEEQEFESKRKLYELEAQLAKDFARVSKSTLVNINKISSIQMGKIGATELLLENDVSIHVSRKYLKELKRQLGIGREL
- a CDS encoding AbrB family transcriptional regulator → MFTFYKQMFITLCIGLLGALLFQLLHIPMPWLLGAIAAVLCVQLFTNIQLRWHRYFRNIGLIVAGYSIGFAFTKEAIQDIQQFLGSIIVLNIIFTLLFFAISFLVARRTDLDFSTALTCCVPGGMTQIIAFAEEQGNMNMAVITFYQVLRVLLIVGFVPLMVTGTGENLVTVDGVFSWQLLTLLLICGLAGWLAQKVKIPTGYMLGPVFLLMGLNIAEVAVPKMPLSFLHIAQLVIGIYIGLLLKKEDLHLSKKHVFYAFASASLFIGSAYVLSFVMKHLYSLDFRTGFLSIVPGGLDQMGIIAASVHANVTIVTAFQLFRVLIVSVFLVPLVKVFVKKVKVHD
- a CDS encoding methyl-accepting chemotaxis protein, which gives rise to MKNLTMQMKMSLLIVTVILFVLIAVGIVNTSEMKTTIEAENKVRLSQIYDLSVYNLDQTLPGEWHLKNGELYKGDAKIAEETALIDKLGELSHAAITIFAQDTRVNTNILVDGQRAIGTTADPKVTEAVLTQGNLYKGAADVVGKPYFTQYGPIQNANGETIGMIFAGVPSSEINAIEQKMLLKMGVVAIIAAIIAVIAGTLLVRNIVKPLKRLNTQLETISAGEGDLTQQLVVTTKDEIGDLAKSFNAMLATLRKMMQQVDETANEVSASSAELSATAGSTTRTTEQLTANMQELASGASTQKQSANENAEAMQDIAGGIQLVTETNMEVSSHASEAFDTAKYGEKTAHAMQTQMHAMTEAVLQSVNSIVALDKHANTIGDIVEVIHAIADQTNLLALNASIEAARAGEHGKGFAVVAEEVRKLAEQSKTSAAQITETIHTMQQLAKEASDYMQQSEKEAASSVEIVRTTNSAFENITTKVAVVTHKIQEVSGIAEELYARIEQANASTQIMAEIAVDAREQSKVVTQIAETNLYSMEDINNAATTLTKNAETLQNLIHQFKY
- a CDS encoding RAxF-45 family protein gives rise to the protein MNINATRTGVNIEIDIAIYFTRVQTFDFANNGISLSIFKQNQILNVAN
- the abc-f gene encoding ABC-F type ribosomal protection protein, producing the protein MQIKAEQIQKIIGGNVLFEGLQLEIKKGEHVAIVGVNGSGKTTLLQLLAGLDTPDAGRIIKSKGATIGYLHQIPSYPLLTVKEVLEEAFADIYKLKAKMTTLEQAMQVDGTDKVLQQYGQVQEQFMLQGGYEVDAQLAAIANGLNITSLLSVPFASISGGEKTKVMLGQMLLSNPSILLLDEPTNHLDMQAIEWLEHYVQHFAGIVIAVSHDRQFMNHVAQKIIEIEDGEALTYAGNYDDFTAQKEAKVEQQFAEYEEQQKKIKKMQEAIKRLRQWANEANPPNAALFRRAKSMEKALNRIERVKKPGTKKKMNLALTMAERSGKEVIQMKAISHAFDKSLFKNSHLSVYFGERLAIIGNNGSGKSTLLKMMLGEIVPNQGECKVGSSVKIGYLSQQFDHENPAIRLIDAFRECVSVSEAEARHLLAQFLFYGYDVFKKVKDLSGGEKMRLRLAQLMHEDINLLILDEPTNHLDIEAREVLEDTLESFTGTIVGVSHDRYFLQKIFTKIAWIEQQTIYVYEGDYEWARTKHVLVEQVPEVKVDSSTKTNEHSVKEIPIEEQIEKVEVKLKEPTLAKEQRQKLEQQLEALYVKWLEGGTAHA